From a single Leptospira ellinghausenii genomic region:
- the trpS gene encoding tryptophan--tRNA ligase: MRVLTGLQPSGKLHLGNYFSAIKKILDYQSKEELFLFIANLHALTTFRSKEELKDYTLGCAIDLLALGVDPNRTVFWVQSDVPQVTELTWYLSQSITVSQLQLAHSFKDKVAKGFVPGAGLFTYPILMASDILLFSAEKVPVGKDQKQHLEFARDIAEKFNSQFGSVLTIPEPDIDENTATVPGVDGAKMSKSYNNTIDFFGTEKEIKKKVMSIVSDSKAIEEPKDPDESIIYQIHSLFLTNSEKESQKQKYKQGGFGYGDLKKDLLESILNHFAPFRSKREELSQNLDYVHSVLKAGKQKAQEVAEQKLSEVRNTLGIYPF; encoded by the coding sequence TTGAGAGTTCTCACAGGATTACAACCGTCAGGAAAATTACATTTAGGAAACTACTTCTCAGCGATCAAAAAAATCTTAGATTACCAATCAAAAGAAGAATTATTTTTATTCATCGCAAACCTTCATGCCTTAACTACCTTTCGTTCTAAAGAAGAACTAAAAGACTACACCTTGGGTTGCGCAATCGACTTACTGGCGCTTGGTGTTGATCCAAACAGAACTGTTTTTTGGGTTCAAAGTGATGTTCCCCAAGTCACAGAACTTACTTGGTATTTATCACAATCGATTACAGTTTCGCAATTACAACTTGCCCATTCTTTTAAAGACAAAGTTGCGAAAGGATTTGTTCCAGGTGCCGGACTTTTTACTTATCCAATCCTTATGGCAAGTGACATCTTACTTTTTTCAGCAGAAAAAGTTCCCGTCGGAAAAGACCAAAAACAACATTTAGAATTTGCTAGGGACATTGCGGAAAAATTCAACTCACAATTTGGATCTGTTTTAACAATTCCCGAACCAGACATAGATGAAAACACAGCTACAGTTCCTGGTGTTGATGGTGCGAAGATGTCAAAATCGTATAACAATACTATTGATTTTTTTGGTACAGAAAAAGAGATCAAAAAGAAAGTGATGTCGATTGTAAGTGACTCAAAAGCTATCGAAGAACCAAAAGATCCAGACGAGTCTATCATTTACCAAATTCATTCTTTATTCTTAACGAATTCTGAAAAAGAATCACAAAAACAAAAATACAAACAAGGTGGATTTGGATATGGGGATTTAAAAAAAGACCTATTGGAATCCATACTGAATCATTTTGCACCTTTTCGATCCAAACGAGAAGAACTCTCACAAAACTTAGATTATGTTCATTCTGTATTGAAAGCAGGAAAACAGAAAGCGCAAGAAGTTGCGGAGCAAAAATTAAGCGAAGTGAGAAACACACTTGGCATTTATCCTTTCTAA
- a CDS encoding LolA family protein produces MRNFLLKIQIVLLFSVQLGSLWAEDGRDRLNAVIGKMNSLESFRASVTLNGGLTGVVSYKSPNQLHVRFSDGRIISSNGRILWFYNPDSSIAGKQDLKGVSGGLGGLLSGYENVTVSGRTFRLTSTTKRYNEIILVVSENDLPRVLKMKRSDEEITEIAFSGIATNIGLGTGLFNFQPPTSSQIVENPLNQKE; encoded by the coding sequence TTGAGAAATTTCCTTCTCAAAATCCAGATCGTTCTCCTTTTCTCTGTCCAATTGGGTTCCCTTTGGGCAGAGGATGGACGAGATCGTCTCAATGCCGTCATCGGCAAAATGAACTCCCTTGAAAGTTTTCGCGCCTCTGTCACTTTAAATGGTGGCCTCACTGGCGTCGTATCTTACAAAAGCCCAAACCAACTCCATGTCAGGTTTAGTGATGGAAGGATCATCTCTTCCAATGGTAGGATTTTATGGTTCTATAATCCTGATTCCTCAATTGCAGGGAAACAAGACCTAAAAGGTGTTTCTGGTGGTCTTGGAGGATTGTTATCTGGTTATGAAAATGTGACTGTTAGTGGCAGAACATTTCGACTTACATCTACTACCAAACGTTATAATGAAATCATTTTAGTTGTTTCTGAGAACGACCTTCCCCGTGTTCTCAAAATGAAACGTTCCGACGAAGAAATCACAGAAATTGCTTTTTCAGGCATTGCTACCAATATTGGTCTCGGAACAGGACTCTTTAACTTCCAACCTCCCACAAGCTCACAGATTGTTGAGAACCCTCTCAACCAAAAGGAGTAA